The Metabacillus litoralis genome contains a region encoding:
- the mraY gene encoding phospho-N-acetylmuramoyl-pentapeptide-transferase gives MLEQVILFTIVMGFLISVLLSPIIIPFLRRLKFGQSIREEGPKSHQKKSGTPTMGGVMIIISIIITTIVMTGKFSQLSVEMYLLLFVTFGYGLLGFLDDFIKVVMKRNLGLTSRQKLLGQVIIAIIFYLVFTQYGFSTEIGIPGTTLSLDLGWGYIILVVFMLVGGSNAVNLTDGLDGLLSGTAAIAFGAFAVLAWNQSQYDVAIFSVAVVGAVLGFLVFNAHPAKVFMGDTGSLALGGAIVTIAILTKLEILLVLIGGVFVIETLSVIIQVISFKTTGKRVFKMSPLHHHYELVGWSEWRVVVTFWTIGLIFAVLGIYIEVWL, from the coding sequence ATGTTAGAGCAAGTAATTTTATTTACAATCGTTATGGGATTCTTAATCAGTGTATTACTTTCCCCAATCATTATTCCGTTTTTAAGAAGGTTGAAGTTTGGTCAAAGTATTAGAGAAGAAGGACCTAAATCTCATCAAAAAAAATCGGGTACCCCAACAATGGGTGGTGTAATGATCATTATTTCGATCATTATTACAACGATTGTTATGACCGGGAAATTTTCGCAACTTAGTGTTGAGATGTATTTATTGTTGTTTGTTACATTCGGATACGGTTTATTAGGATTTTTGGATGATTTTATCAAGGTGGTTATGAAACGAAATCTTGGTTTAACTTCAAGACAAAAACTTCTAGGGCAAGTAATTATTGCTATTATATTTTACCTTGTCTTCACGCAGTATGGCTTTTCAACCGAAATAGGGATACCTGGAACAACTTTATCTTTAGACCTTGGTTGGGGCTATATTATTCTCGTTGTATTTATGTTAGTGGGAGGATCTAATGCAGTAAACTTAACAGATGGTTTAGATGGTTTGTTATCAGGTACTGCTGCTATCGCTTTTGGGGCATTTGCTGTTTTAGCTTGGAATCAGTCGCAATACGATGTTGCCATTTTTTCGGTAGCTGTTGTTGGAGCTGTCCTCGGGTTTTTAGTGTTTAATGCACATCCTGCAAAAGTATTTATGGGAGATACAGGGTCACTAGCACTTGGCGGTGCTATTGTAACAATTGCCATTTTAACAAAGCTTGAAATCTTATTAGTTTTAATCGGCGGAGTTTTTGTAATCGAGACTTTATCGGTTATCATTCAAGTTATTTCGTTTAAAACAACTGGAAAGAGAGTATTTAAGATGAGTCCTCTTCATCATCACTATGAATTAGTAGGGTGGTCAGAGTGGAGAGTTGTTGTTACTTTTTGGACGATTGGCTTAATTTTTGCAGTACTTGGAATTTATATTGAGGTGTGGTTGTAA
- the murD gene encoding UDP-N-acetylmuramoyl-L-alanine--D-glutamate ligase, whose protein sequence is MKNINDYLHKNVLVIGLAKSGLAAAKLLHRLGATVTVNDLKATDEDPVVKELKNIGIDVIGGGHPLSLLEDFAIDVIVKNPGIPYSNPLLVLAKEKDIPIITEVELAYKISEADIIAITGSNGKTTTTTLIFEMLSEDGKQPLIAGNIGTVACEVAQKATKENVIVMELSSFQLLGTIDFKPTIGMILNIFDAHLDYHGTKEEYVFAKGKIYENQTEEDVSIVNLNDKEVCECSERSKAQKLYFSTTEVIDNGVYIFDDSIFYKDEKIVSLKDIVLPGEHNLENILAAIAAVKLRGVSNESIYKVLTTFNGVKHRLQYVDTIQGRRFYNDSKATNILATSKALSAFKTPTVLLAGGLDRGNEFDELKPFLHHVKAMILFGETAPKLERIARESGIEQIKRVDNVEKAVLTAFNVSEKEDVILLSPACASWDQYKTFEERGDIFIQAVHKLN, encoded by the coding sequence TTGAAAAACATTAATGATTACTTACATAAAAATGTATTGGTAATAGGATTGGCAAAAAGCGGCTTAGCGGCCGCTAAATTGTTACACAGGCTGGGCGCAACAGTAACTGTAAATGATTTAAAGGCGACTGATGAAGACCCAGTAGTAAAAGAATTAAAAAACATTGGGATTGATGTTATTGGTGGTGGGCACCCACTTTCTTTATTAGAGGATTTTGCAATCGATGTTATTGTGAAAAACCCAGGAATTCCATACTCAAACCCTCTTTTAGTCCTTGCTAAGGAAAAGGACATTCCTATAATCACGGAAGTTGAACTTGCATATAAAATTTCAGAGGCGGACATTATCGCAATAACCGGTTCAAACGGTAAAACAACAACAACAACCCTTATTTTTGAAATGTTAAGTGAGGACGGAAAACAACCTTTAATTGCTGGTAACATTGGTACTGTAGCTTGCGAAGTTGCACAAAAGGCCACAAAAGAAAATGTCATTGTTATGGAACTATCATCGTTTCAACTTCTTGGAACAATTGATTTTAAACCAACTATTGGAATGATATTAAATATTTTTGATGCTCATTTAGATTACCATGGAACGAAAGAAGAATACGTCTTTGCTAAAGGGAAGATTTATGAAAACCAGACCGAGGAAGATGTGTCTATAGTAAACCTAAATGATAAAGAAGTTTGTGAATGCTCTGAAAGGTCAAAGGCACAAAAATTATATTTCTCAACTACAGAAGTTATTGATAATGGAGTTTATATTTTTGATGATTCAATTTTTTATAAAGATGAGAAAATTGTTTCCTTAAAGGATATCGTATTGCCGGGAGAACATAATTTAGAGAATATACTGGCTGCTATTGCTGCTGTCAAGCTAAGAGGAGTTTCTAACGAATCTATTTACAAGGTTTTAACGACTTTTAACGGAGTTAAACATAGGTTGCAATATGTAGATACTATTCAGGGGCGTCGTTTTTATAACGATTCAAAAGCAACAAATATATTAGCAACAAGTAAAGCACTTAGTGCATTTAAAACACCTACCGTCTTATTGGCCGGTGGCCTTGATAGAGGTAATGAATTCGATGAATTAAAACCATTTTTACATCATGTAAAGGCCATGATTTTATTTGGGGAAACTGCTCCTAAGCTTGAAAGAATTGCCAGAGAAAGTGGAATAGAACAAATTAAACGTGTCGATAATGTAGAAAAAGCAGTATTGACGGCGTTTAATGTTTCCGAAAAAGAAGATGTGATCTTATTGTCACCAGCATGTGCAAGTTGGGATCAATATAAAACTTTTGAAGAAAGAGGAGACATTTTTATTCAAGCCGTGCATAAGCTTAACTAA